ACCGAAGGTCCGCGACCGCTGTCACGCCCTGGCCCGGCGGGCCCGCGTCGAGATCACCGCCCTCACCGGCCTGCCTCCGCTCAGCCCCGACGATGCGGGCTGGTACGCCCAGATGGTCAGCGTGCCCTTGCCCGTGGCCGACCCCGAGGCCGCGCAGCGGCACCTGCGCGGGGAGGGGATCGAGGTGCCGGTCTTCCGCTGGACCGACCGCTGCCTGCTCCGGGTGTCGGTGCAGGCCTACAACGAGCCGGCCGACATCGAGCGCCTGGTCGCGGCGGTGCGACGGCTCCTGGGCTGACCGGGCACCTCAGGGCTGCAGAGGCGCCAGGGCGGCCATCGCCGCCTCCACCGCCTCCTGCGGGTAGGCGAAGTCCTCCAGCCGGCCGGCCAGGAACTCCTCGTAGGCGCGCAGGTCGAAGTGCCCGTGCCCGCTCAGGTTGAAGAGGATCACCCGCCGCTCGCCGCGCTCGCGCGCCTCCACCGCCTCGTCGATGACCCGGCGGACGGCGTGCGCCGACTCCGGTGCCGGCACGATCCCCTCGGCCCGGGCGAACTGCACCGCCGCCTCGAAGACGGCCCGCTGCGGGTACGCCGCCGCCTCGATGTACCCGTGGTCGTAGAGCAGGCACAGCGACGGCGCGTCGCCGTGGTAGCGCAGCCCGCCGGCGTGGATCCCGGGCGGCACGAAGGTGTGGCCGAGCGTGTACATCTTGAAGAGCGGAGTGGTGGCGGCGGTGTCGCCAAAGTCGTAGAGGTAGCGCCCGCGGGTGAGGGAAGGACAGGCCTCGGGCTCCACCGCCACGAAGCGCGTCTTCGCCCCCTTGAAACGGTCGGGCAGGAAAGGGTAGGCCAGGCCGGAGAAGTTACTCCCCCCGCCCACGCACCCGATGACCACATCCGGCCCTTCCCCGGCCAGCTCCATCTGCCGGCGGGCCTCCAGCCCGATCACCGTCTGGTGGAGGAGGACATGGTTGGCCACGCTGCCGATGGCGTACTTGGTGTCGTCGTGGGTAGCGGCGTCCTCCACCGCCTCGCTGATGGCGATGCCGAGGCTGCCCGGCGAGTCGGACTGGCGCTCCAGGACGTCCCGCCCCGCCCGCGTCCGCTGGCTGGGGCTCGGCACCACCTCGGCGCCCCAGGTCTCCATCATCACGCGGCGGTAGGGCTTCTGCTCGTACGAGACCCGCACCATATACACGGTGCACGCCAGGTCGAAGAGCCGGCAGGCCAGGGCCAGCGCCGAGCCCCACTGCCCGGCCCCCGTCTCCGTGGTCAGGCGTCGGGTCCCCGCCTGTCTATTGTAGAAGGCCTGGGCCACGGCGGTGTTGGGCTTGTGGCTGCCGGCCGGGCTCACGCCTTCGTACTTGTAGTAGATGTGCGCGGGCGTCTGGAGGGCCTGCTCCAGCCGGTAGGCGCGGTGGAGCGGCGTGGGGCGCCACAGGCGGTAGACGTCGCGCACCGGTTCGGGGATGGGGATCTCCCGCTCGGTGGAGACCTCCTGGAGGATGATCTCCGTGGGGAAGATGGGAGCCAGGTCGTCGGGACCGATGGGCTGCTTCGTCCCCGGGTGGAGAACGGGCGGCAGCGGGACGGGCAGGTCGGCCAGGACGTTGTACCAGGCCTTCGGCAGGTCGCGCTCGTCCAGGACGAACTTGGTCTGGGGCATGACACCATCCCTCCCGGTCGCACGACAGCTCCGTGCGGTGACTCCCTGAGGAACCCAGCAGGGGCCATTCGCCGCGGCCCGCCCGGCTTCCCGCTGGGCGCCCCCTCCGCGCCCCCCTAGGCGTCAGCCGGCTTCGATGGGGGTTCGATGGGGGCGTGCAGCTCGACCATGCGGCCGTCGGGGTCGTAGAGGTAGGCCGAGCGCCCCCAGGGAAACCGCGCTGGTCCCAGGACCGCGTAGCCGGCGGTCCGCAGGCGCTCGCACTCCGCCTCCAGGTCGTCCACCTCGAGGGCGATGTGGTCCACGTCCGCAGGCCAGCCGGGGGCGGGGGGCCCATCGCCGACCGGGTGGACGAGCAGCGTGACTCCGTCCACCGAGAAGTGGTAGGCACCCTGACCCGAGGCCGGGATCGGGTGCTCCAGCAGGGCGGCGTAGAACGCGGCCACAGCGTCCGGTTGCCTCGTGAACCGGGCCACCTCGCTGATGCGGCGCCTCATCCCTCCCCCCTTCACCCCAGTGAACGCCGAGGAGTCCATGACTTCGAAGGCTCTTCACATAGCGTCACTCAGCGTCGCTTAGCGTCACTCAGCGTCGCCGTCGGCGCCTCCTCCAGGGCGGCCGGTCCGGTCCCCATGGCGGGAACGGCGATTCGCGACCTCGCCGCCTCACCGCGGAAAACCCTCCCAGGGGCCGTTTGCCGCCAGTCGTTCCACCTCCGCCCGCGTCGCCCCGGCGATGCCCAGACGGCCCGCATGGAGCCCGACGGCCCGGTAGTCCACGCCGGTGACCACGGAGGCCAGGTGGATGAGCGCGTCCACCGTGGGCACCGACACGGCCGCGGCCTGCGCGAAGGCGGCCATGGGGACCAGGCCGTAGCCCACGTCCTCCTCGATGTACCGCCCCTCTAGGTTGGGCGGGGCCTTGATGTACCTGTTCGGGACGCTGTCGCGCAGCGCTTCGAAGACCGACCCGGCCTCCCAGGCGCGGCGCGACGTGAAGCCGGCCCGGTAGAAGAACTCCAGGAAGGAAGGCGTCTCGACACCGTAGGCCCGGGCGATCGCCTGGCGGTCCCGGTCCAGGGCCTCGATGGCCCGGGCCACCCCCGGGGTGGTCCCCTCGTAGTAGTAGTAGAACTGCCCGGCGGTGTGCTCGACCCACCCGGTGTTCAGCACCATGCCCGCCGGGTGGAGGACCGCGTTGAAGTTGGACAGCGAGGTGACCAGCACCGTGGGGACGGGCTGGAGCTGCGGGTAGTAGCGCGCCAGCCGCCGGCAGGCATCCTCCCTGAGGCGCGCGGGCAGGACGCCGGCGGCGACGGTGCGGGCGGGCCCGGTGATGTTCACCCTGGTCGGCGAGACCATGCGGCAGATGTAGGTTAGCGTGTTGAACTCGACGACGGGCACCGGAGGAGCACCGCGGTCGGCGAGCCGCCGGGCGACGTGCAGGGCGCTGCCGGTGTTGCTGGCGTTGAGGACCACCAGCTGGCCGGGCTCCAGGCAGTGCGCCAGCTGGTCGACGTAGAAGCTCTGACCCGGTGCGGGCACGGTGAGCATGACGACCTCCGCCCCGCGTACCGCCTCGGCCACCTCGGTGGTGATGCGCCCCACGGGTACGGTGGCCTCGCCCGGCGCTCCTGTGACCTCCACACCGCCCAGGCGCTGGAAGGGCAGGAGCCGCTCGGGACTCCGGTTGCACAGCGCCACGCGGAAGCCGCGCAGCCCCAGGTCCGCCGCTGCGGCCACGCCGCCGTTGCCCGCCCCCAGCACCGCCACGTCGATCCGCTCCACGGCGGCTAGCTCCAGGCCAGGCGGTAACGGCCCAGCTTGTCCGGGTCCACCGTAATCCCCAGCCCCGGCCCTGAGGGCACGCGCAGGGCGCCGGCACGGTATTCGAAGGGCGCGGCGAGGAGGTCATCGGTGTAGATCCGACCGGCCACCCGGGTCTGCTCCCGGCCGGCCACCGTGGTGATCGGGATGATGGCCGGCACCGTGACGGCCGCCGACGCTGCCCCCAGGTGCAGATTGGCCGCGTTGCCGATGCCAAACTCCGCCGAGCCGCCCACGTCGGCCTCCATCCCCGCTGCCTCCAGGACGGCGGCCATCTGGCGCGCCCGGTACAGGCCGCCCGGTTTGGTCACGTAGAGCGAGACGTACC
This DNA window, taken from Armatimonadota bacterium, encodes the following:
- a CDS encoding NAD/NADP octopine/nopaline dehydrogenase family protein — encoded protein: MERIDVAVLGAGNGGVAAAADLGLRGFRVALCNRSPERLLPFQRLGGVEVTGAPGEATVPVGRITTEVAEAVRGAEVVMLTVPAPGQSFYVDQLAHCLEPGQLVVLNASNTGSALHVARRLADRGAPPVPVVEFNTLTYICRMVSPTRVNITGPARTVAAGVLPARLREDACRRLARYYPQLQPVPTVLVTSLSNFNAVLHPAGMVLNTGWVEHTAGQFYYYYEGTTPGVARAIEALDRDRQAIARAYGVETPSFLEFFYRAGFTSRRAWEAGSVFEALRDSVPNRYIKAPPNLEGRYIEEDVGYGLVPMAAFAQAAAVSVPTVDALIHLASVVTGVDYRAVGLHAGRLGIAGATRAEVERLAANGPWEGFPR
- a CDS encoding VOC family protein — translated: MRRRISEVARFTRQPDAVAAFYAALLEHPIPASGQGAYHFSVDGVTLLVHPVGDGPPAPGWPADVDHIALEVDDLEAECERLRTAGYAVLGPARFPWGRSAYLYDPDGRMVELHAPIEPPSKPADA
- a CDS encoding aminotransferase class V-fold PLP-dependent enzyme, coding for LGRAASRLVAEHEWQGTRDIAAWLSVPEAIRFVQTHLGPKVRDRCHALARRARVEITALTGLPPLSPDDAGWYAQMVSVPLPVADPEAAQRHLRGEGIEVPVFRWTDRCLLRVSVQAYNEPADIERLVAAVRRLLG
- a CDS encoding TrpB-like pyridoxal phosphate-dependent enzyme, translating into MPQTKFVLDERDLPKAWYNVLADLPVPLPPVLHPGTKQPIGPDDLAPIFPTEIILQEVSTEREIPIPEPVRDVYRLWRPTPLHRAYRLEQALQTPAHIYYKYEGVSPAGSHKPNTAVAQAFYNRQAGTRRLTTETGAGQWGSALALACRLFDLACTVYMVRVSYEQKPYRRVMMETWGAEVVPSPSQRTRAGRDVLERQSDSPGSLGIAISEAVEDAATHDDTKYAIGSVANHVLLHQTVIGLEARRQMELAGEGPDVVIGCVGGGSNFSGLAYPFLPDRFKGAKTRFVAVEPEACPSLTRGRYLYDFGDTAATTPLFKMYTLGHTFVPPGIHAGGLRYHGDAPSLCLLYDHGYIEAAAYPQRAVFEAAVQFARAEGIVPAPESAHAVRRVIDEAVEARERGERRVILFNLSGHGHFDLRAYEEFLAGRLEDFAYPQEAVEAAMAALAPLQP